Within Garra rufa chromosome 9, GarRuf1.0, whole genome shotgun sequence, the genomic segment aGCAAGTCATAATTATGGCATCAAAAATTTCGATTATgagaatttttatctcataatttcgactgtcAGAATTTCTCCTTTTAATATCACAATTTAGACTTGATCTCATTAagaattcattttattattaaaggaacactccactttaagccgataagattaggaactacactcccattctggcataatagtcaaggaagtttgctgtcgtaatatggacgcagcgcctgaaattagttcccagctaggttagcatttgcacatgtgctgcgtgatattactgcgcctgcttcggccatgttgcagcagcaaacttccttgactaatACGCAGGAATGGAAGTGTTGTTCCTAATCTTATGAggatcttatcggcctagaaaatcgcagttttacattttccgccggtcttagtacacaatatctaactacagaagagtcaagttttaaataggacaaatatcgaaactcattggttatttttgaacacgatgctattggtctcataggattcaatgatctatgctaagctatgctaaaggtgatattgccagaacaggagaacagctaaATGGagttcaaaatggtaaaactcaacttattaactcggggggagttggagaatgagcctatttccaaaaaaagtggagttttCCTATAAGCCTTTGACATATGGTTTAGGATTTATGAGCGACTTTGTCCTTTTGATCGCTGTTGCGCCCCTATCAgaccgattggggcgagccttggtgatggTATTCGCGGTATGAGTTCTACTGTCGCTTCAAGATTCAAGACTCTAccacttacggtttggtctgtgCATCAGTTTTAAGTGGACATGGCTGATttttggccattctaacaattacaatagggtttcagcgttACGCTGAAAATTGCATTTTAGTTTGTCACAAGTTTGGCCTTGAATTAAAACACACATCTTGATGCTTAATTGATGTTCAGCTTACTTTAAAGCTTTTCATCCTACTTTAAATCATTTAACGTCATCTTGAGACGCCATGAAAGTTTTCTCAGGGCCCCTAGTGGGCCCCGGACCCCTGGTTGAGAGCCACTTCTTCTTTACTCTTTACTCTAGACATACACACTCATCCACACCCCATATATGCCAGACATTATTTAGAAAGAAGAATATAAACAGATGTTTCACGATTTTACAACCTTGCTCTTTCTCCAAGCACACTCTCGACTCAGCTCTTATCCTCTACATAATTCATAACCGGTTTAAAAATACCCCGCTCTCGGGCGCTTGCAGGGATGTTTTCTGGAATAAGGGCCGGTGGAATGAGTGAGTTCTGCTCGGGACCGAGCCAACCTGGTTTTCTCCTTGTTTAGCCGCCGCCTCCCCTCATGACATCAACACTGCGGAGAGCCGCTGAGCGCTCAGACTCTGCTGCAGAACGCCAGTGCGCAAAGGTAAGCGAGCGCTCCTCAGCACGTACGAGCACGTTACTACACTTTAAAGAGTGAGTGGATTGAAAATATCATTCAAAATGTGCATGAACAACGCTTTGGCTCGTATCCACGGGGTTTTGTTGATGTATGCTGTCGTGACTGTGTTTGCAGCGAATCGTGTGGTATTGATGAGTGATTGGTGATCTATCAGGATGTCGCTGTACGCGTCTCAGATTAAAGCGTTTAAGAGCGCAGAGCCCAAGACACTTGGCGTGAGTTTCCCTACAGCACACTATCATATTATTGTGTCGATAATTTGCAGCTGGATCATTAGCTACAGATGTTTTATCAACTAGCGTGTAAAATGACGCTTGATTTTATAGTCTGAGCACATTGTTTACATAGTATTGGTATGCTGCATATGACTTTTTAGTAATTCAATCAACGCTGTCCTATAAAAGATAACAATTAGGCTTCAGTTAAATATGAATGAACGTAGTATATTTCATAAATGACATCTGGCCAGCATCCAAGGACACACCCATATCTGAGATgcaacacacatatacacactgaCAGCAAAAACTCAATAAAATCAAGATAAAATGATTATGAATTCACTTAAACAAACTTGATTTATTAATACCTTGATTATATAGGTAGAAACTGCAGTTTGTTTACAAGTGGAACATTTTGTGTACTTTGGTTTAGGCTATTGAGATCGTAATTGGGGTGATTACTGTCATTTTGAGCTCTATTGTGTACAAGCTACACTATCATATCCAGCGTGAAATCATCATCCTCATCGTCAACGGTGCTCAGGTACAAATACGCACTCGTTTGTATACATGTAAGATGTTTAAAATATGTCTTGTGACATATGGCTCTGTTTCCTGCAGCTTGTCATAACTGGGGTTGTCCTGGTGCACACTGGGAGGAAGCCATCTAAATGTCTGGTACAGTATGAATACATATGAAAATCATCTGAAAGTTAGAAAGTGTCACAAATCATGTCAGTCTTGCTCTCTTAATTTAAATCAGAAAGGACCTTGCACCTCCTCGTCCTATATTGACCACATTAAGTGCTGTCTCAGCAACAGTAGACTTGTGTAATTAAACTTTTGACAACAAAGGTCCTTTTTGCATATTAATTTGGCCGCTTAGTTTGCAAGACATTACTTGACAGACATTTGGGGTAGTTTGGTACAGTgtcattttagtatcattgagatactattggttttattgatattttgaatacattttgattttaataaagttttatttagtcgtttttaatatattttgcttGTTTATATATCTATATAGTTTATTTCAGTTTGAATCTgtttctattttcatattttagattttattttattttattcaaactttTAGTAACTTTTAGTTGTCTTTTCATTTTTagtagttgtttttgtttttaaatgtctatgtAGTGttgatatatttttgtattttctattaaattatgtcatttattattaatattattatatattaaattatttatattaataattttattttatttctagttattttagtatatcaggttaaactaaattaaaataaatgaggaagctgctaaatcatatagagaaggatttaacaagcaggaaagggcacaatattttgacaaactaacattaataggtggtaaagatacgtacgagcagaattaattaaaatattagcctgacctagggctgggcgattaatcgaaaaataatcgaaatcgacattcagaacctataatcgttaaaatttttccaggaagattatttcaattactttccctttaaaaaacactagcgctccgttccgatattccgccgacatgtcgatggagagcttaaacagtatttatacagtaaaaagtatttacaggatatacaagggtaattttatttagaggagatactgcttattttctacttttaatatgaaaaacattgaaaattatttattttgtttccaatagttcaagttatttattttcaccaatttaagaaaaatgtgacttttcgttttaagcaatgcttgctttaatttcagttgttcaacactgatgttcaattaataatcatagatcgtagatagtgtgtttccttcaattattttaaaatcaagtaatgcacccttcatccaaaaatctctcgcttgtaatatgtgagcatatttactgtacaaaacttgtcagtgaactatgagggcaaaaaaataaatattatataaatataattaaatataattttattaataaataaaataatcgttcattaatcgtaatcgggttaaaatgctcaattaatcgagattttgattctaagccaaattgcccagccctagcctgaccggaaatgataagaacaaacacgaatgttgtcaaaattcttgccctggaaatcctggttgggtttggccaaccacaaatgccttttgttcctcagacagttttttgcacttttctccttgattttttttcttctggcaGTCTATagttctccaaatgtttttcccagtctgaccgattagtacaacccaaaacatgacaataattgaccattttcagcagcagtaattagcataatatgcaagttttgtttcgttcagtggcattgtttacgttcagtgccgccaatatggccgattgatgttGTGAAGACACGTTGTAAGAATGAGAATTGTATTTATTGTCCGTTTGTTTGTCGCAGGTGCTGACAACCATTGTTCTGCAGTTACTAACAGCAGCATTTGATATTGTTGGATTTGGGCTCATGGCCAGACACATCCCATTCAGAGGAGAGTCGTACTACTACAGGGACACAGAGGTAAACAAACAGAGACGCCCATCCTGCTCATCCTCGAGCCAAGACACCTTCATTCCCACAAGTGACTGAAGATTTTAGATAAATAATGTCATGCTCAGTTATTAGAAATAACACAACAATGTCTTGAGCTGTTAAAAAATTGGAAAATGTTATACTTCAACCGGCCCGCTTTCTTTGTTCATTCATGATTTCAGTCGAATTTTGAGAGCTGGCAATTTTATTTCTGCCTGTCCTGTACGTGGAACAGAAAAGCAGATGATATTGAGAGTAGGAATCAGGAAGCCGTTCATCGATCTGAACGTCGGTCTCTGTCAGACGGCAGACTGTGGTTGAGTGTGTGTGAGTAGAAAGAGAGATGTGACTCCAGGCTCTGTCCTGCTTGTTTCAGTGGTGTTGTGACCCACTTCACTCTGTTTGGGCTTGCTGTGGAGAAGGAGAGAAAGGGGGACATAAAGAGGTGAGTCACATTACAAGCTTTACGACGCAGTGGGAAAAATATAAACACATAGTGAGACTCTAAGTAATTCAGCTCAAGAATAATCTAATCTCATTTTTTCCTAGTTTTAGACTTTTTAGATTTAATGTACAATTTCAAGTGTTTAAGGAGaaaacatgcatttattcattttaaataacaTTGCTTTTGGATGCGCAGTTTAGACTAGTGGTTGACCAATATGGGTTTTTCAATGACATATGATACCAGTAACTAAAGAGTGGCATAGCCATATTGATGtctcagtgttgttattgttaaataaatcaataattcatAAAAAACTACAACCATTCAAAACATTTTTGCTATATAATAAAGAGTAaactaaaaatatacattttaaattatttatattaaattattaattaatgttcatttatgttatttaaattaatttaaaataaataatataaaatagaaatTTCAAAGATAAATATTAGACTAATAAAACCTTTGAACCTTTGAAATGTTAGAACAAAAACTAGAAAATTGTGCAACTAACTAAAATACAGTAAATCACATAAGTAAAAGACAAAATAACATaagaaaatgattaaaataacacTCTGATGTAAAGATAAATGGAATATAAATACAGGAAATTACATTTATTGATATACTTTACATTGTCTTTACAAAAAAACAGTGTTATAATAGAAATTGTGCATAAAgcaaatggccaaatattaaagtcTATCACTAAATTAGTTTTGGAATATGACGAATTGAAGTATAACATTTTCCATTTTCCTCTCTGTGAATATTCATGTTGTTTTTTGTGttattatttacatataattGTGATTTACCATGTACAGttgaatcaaaagtttacatacaccttgcagaatctgcaaaatgttaattattttacaaaa encodes:
- the LOC141342964 gene encoding uncharacterized protein isoform X2 → MSLYASQIKAFKSAEPKTLGAIEIVIGVITVILSSIVYKLHYHIQREIIILIVNGAQLVITGVVLVHTGRKPSKCLVLTTIVLQLLTAAFDIVGFGLMARHIPFRGESYYYRDTEFLVNGILVTLIGFLVLACVIGLAVSLFGVYALSVSAIKEMTPIPHSTANQHYGVGAQTQNMIHAGN
- the LOC141342964 gene encoding uncharacterized protein isoform X1 codes for the protein MSLYASQIKAFKSAEPKTLGAIEIVIGVITVILSSIVYKLHYHIQREIIILIVNGAQLVITGVVLVHTGRKPSKCLVLTTIVLQLLTAAFDIVGFGLMARHIPFRGESYYYRDTEWCCDPLHSVWACCGEGEKGGHKEFLVNGILVTLIGFLVLACVIGLAVSLFGVYALSVSAIKEMTPIPHSTANQHYGVGAQTQNMIHAGN